In Sciurus carolinensis chromosome 16, mSciCar1.2, whole genome shotgun sequence, the genomic window GCCCTCTGGTGTTTATGAGAGTTAATTTATCACAAAATCCTTGCCCACATTCCCTGCAAAGGATCTCGAGTGTACCCTCTTATGCCTAAATAGGTTTGATTTCTGCCTAAACCTTCTGCCACAATCTCTGCACATGAAGGGCTTTTCCCCTGAGTGTGTCCTCTGATGTGAAATCAGGGTTGACTTATCATTAAAGCCTCGCCCACACTCCCTGCATACAAATGGCTTCTCCCCTGAGTGTGTCCTCTGGTGTGTAATGAGGGTTGCTTTCTTGGCAAAGCTTCGCCCACACTCTGTGCACACAAAAGGCTTCTCCCCTGTGTGTGATCTCTGGGTTTGTTGAGGTTTGACTTCAGGCTAAAGCATCGCCTGCACTCCAGGCATACATAAGGTTTAACTCCTGAGTGAATCCTCTGGTGTGTCttgaggttttgatttgcagCTAAAGTGACGCCCACATTCTGTGCATGTGtaaggtttctctcctgtatgtGTCCTTAAGTGTCTGATGAGGTGGGACTTCTGACTAAAACTTTGCTCACACTCTATGCAAACATAAGGCTTTTCACCCGAATGTGTCCTCTTATGTCTGATGAGGTGTGAATGCTGACGAAAGTCACGCCCACATTCCCTGCAAACATAAGGCTTCTCCCCAGTGTGTGCCCTCTGGTGTGTGATGAGGTGTGCCCTTAGGCTAAAGCTCTGCCCACATTCCTTGCACACATAAGGTTTCTCCCCTGAGTGTGTCCTCTGGTGTGTGATGAGGTTGGACTTCCAGGTAAATCCTCTCCCACATTCCCTGCACACATAAGGCTTTTCTCCAGGGTGAGTCCTTGGGTTTTTGACAAGGACTGACATACTGCTGTAGTTTGGTCCCCACTCTGTGTACATGTACGATGTCTCCCCTGTGTGTGTCTTCTGGAGGCTAAGTAGGTTTGACTCCTCAATAAAGTCTGGCTGGAACTCTTCAAATTTGATTGCTTCAAATCCTGGGACTTCCAAACCATGCAATACTTTGTCCCCTTCCTCAAGGTCTGCCTTCTGTTTTAGGCTGGGCCTTATATCCACTATTATGTTGTCTTCCTTGGATTTCACTGGATGTTCTTCACATGGGTTGGAGGACAGCTTTGAAGTGGCATTTTTACTTGGGCTGCCAAACAGTGGCTTGGAGTCTTGTTCTCTCTCTTGAATTTTGCTTGTCAGTCAAGCAGAATTGACCAAAGACTTGCTCCTGCTGTCGTTTCTGATACTCTGTGCAGTGTTTCCCTGGGTGGAGATGATTTCCTGCACATAAACTTGAGAATAGCTGAGGCAGATGACTGAGCCACACATGTTGGCTAAGGGCTTGCTGACTACAGAATACTAGAGGGCAGGAAGGACAAGGTTCACTTTCTGACTTTGATCCTGctgaataaagaacattttcagagAAGTCATAAGTAGGACTATCTAGGTCATTTTGCCTTGCCTACTAATCAGTCATAATACAATCATATTACAAGCTATCTCCCACACAGAAATCCTTCATAAGTcctgcttttcatttctctttatgcaTTACATTTTCTGTTGCAGGAGTTAGCAAACTCATCCAACAGGCCAAGTTCAGTTTGTAACCTATTTATGTAAGGCctaccagcttaaaaaaaaaaattatcttgaggaaggaaagaagacaatCTGACAAGACTGTATGTGGTCTTATAAGCTTAAAATACATACTACATAGCACTTTAGAGAAGTATGTTGACCTCCATATTATTGTAGACAACTCATACCTAGAGCTTTTCACATTATCACAATACTCGGGTACTGTTCAGCAGTACAAAAAatcaaccaaaaacaaaaataaatcaataagtgtTTATTCATGAAAAATACTGAACTTCAGAGAAGGAGTTTGCAACATTATTGCTGTAGTTGTCTTAACCTCTCCCTCCATCCTAGCTTAGTTGTTAATGTGGTAGCTTATAGTAAGACAGGCCACCAAAGCCATCAGAGGGCTACTAGAGGGGCTCACTTGATTTGAAATGGAAGATCAGAAACCAACACCCACTGCAACTATCCATAAAAGTAAAGGTCTAGGGCTGAGTTGTAGCTCAGGtggaggcattgggtttgatccttggtaccacataaaaatagataaataaaaaaaaggtactgtgtccatctacaactaaaaatatttttcaaaaaggaaaggtCTAGGTAGTAAATGAACAGGGAAGACAAGCAACTGCTAT contains:
- the LOC124966078 gene encoding zinc finger protein 875-like; amino-acid sequence: MVTSQDCKIQEREQDSKPLFGSPSKNATSKLSSNPCEEHPVKSKEDNIIVDIRPSLKQKADLEEGDKVLHGLEVPGFEAIKFEEFQPDFIEESNLLSLQKTHTGETSYMYTEWGPNYSSMSVLVKNPRTHPGEKPYVCRECGRGFTWKSNLITHQRTHSGEKPYVCKECGQSFSLRAHLITHQRAHTGEKPYVCRECGRDFRQHSHLIRHKRTHSGEKPYVCIECEQSFSQKSHLIRHLRTHTGEKPYTCTECGRHFSCKSKPQDTPEDSLRS